One genomic segment of Nonomuraea coxensis DSM 45129 includes these proteins:
- a CDS encoding MetQ/NlpA family ABC transporter substrate-binding protein: MNIRRVLGAVALSLSLAACGTSQSATDAAPEAGGKTAESADTVLKVGASPVPHAEILTFVKDNLAPAAGLKLEIVEFTDYVQPNVQLDEGQLTANFFQHKPYLDDFNASKGTKLAFAAPVHLEPLGLYSKKVTELSALPSGATVALPNDATNLGRALKLLADNGVVTLKEGAGTAATERDVAANPKNLTFKALEAAQLPRSLDDVDAAVINGNYALEAGLKPASQALALEKTEGNPYVNGLVVQAGHEKDAGIVTLGKLLQDPKTKEFIQQKYEGSVIPAE, from the coding sequence ATGAACATCCGTCGTGTCCTGGGTGCCGTCGCCCTGTCGTTGTCGCTCGCCGCATGCGGTACGTCGCAGTCCGCGACGGACGCCGCGCCGGAGGCCGGCGGCAAGACCGCCGAGTCCGCAGACACCGTGCTCAAGGTGGGCGCGAGCCCCGTCCCGCACGCGGAGATCCTGACCTTCGTCAAGGACAACCTGGCCCCCGCCGCCGGGCTCAAGCTGGAGATCGTGGAGTTCACCGACTACGTCCAGCCGAACGTGCAGCTCGACGAGGGGCAGCTCACCGCCAACTTCTTCCAGCACAAGCCGTACCTGGACGACTTCAACGCCTCCAAGGGCACCAAGCTGGCCTTCGCCGCCCCGGTGCACCTGGAGCCGCTGGGTCTCTACTCCAAGAAGGTCACCGAGCTGTCGGCGCTGCCGTCCGGCGCCACCGTCGCCCTGCCGAACGACGCCACCAACCTCGGCCGCGCGCTCAAGCTGCTCGCCGACAACGGCGTGGTCACCCTCAAGGAGGGCGCCGGCACCGCGGCCACCGAGCGTGACGTCGCCGCCAACCCGAAGAACCTGACCTTCAAGGCGCTGGAGGCGGCCCAGCTCCCGCGCTCGCTGGACGACGTGGACGCCGCCGTGATCAACGGCAACTACGCCCTCGAAGCCGGGCTCAAGCCCGCCTCGCAGGCGCTCGCGCTGGAGAAGACCGAGGGCAACCCGTACGTCAACGGCCTGGTCGTGCAGGCCGGCCACGAGAAGGACGCCGGCATCGTGACCCTCGGCAAGCTGCTGCAGGACCCGAAGACCAAGGAGTTCATCCAGCAGAAGTACGAGGGCTCGGTCATCCCGGCTGAGTAA
- a CDS encoding ABC transporter ATP-binding protein: MTILARAVEAGRRYGDVPALDRVSLDIRAGELVGLLGPNGAGKSTLINLFVGLRRPSSGTVELFGGSPLDPARRREIGVTPQETGLPESLRVGEIVDFVSAHFPDRVERGELLARFGLEDLARRQVGGLSGGQRRRLAVALAFAGRPRLVFLDEPTTGLDVEARRTLWDGIRSFHQEGGTVLVTSHYLEEIEALAERVVVVGHGRVLADDTVAAVRDVVGVRKVSLTAADLPELPGVLGSEHRDGRVELLTTDPDRLVVELVRSGAPFSGLEIRPTTLEEAFLALTATSGQKESAHV, encoded by the coding sequence GTGACGATCCTCGCCAGGGCCGTCGAGGCCGGCCGCCGCTACGGCGACGTGCCGGCGCTCGACCGCGTCTCGCTGGACATCAGGGCCGGTGAGCTCGTCGGCCTGCTCGGCCCGAACGGCGCGGGCAAGTCCACCCTGATCAACCTGTTCGTCGGCCTGCGCCGCCCGTCCTCGGGCACGGTCGAGCTGTTCGGCGGCTCGCCGCTGGACCCGGCACGGCGGCGCGAGATCGGCGTGACCCCGCAGGAGACCGGCCTGCCCGAGTCGCTGAGGGTCGGCGAGATCGTCGACTTCGTCTCGGCGCACTTCCCCGACCGGGTGGAGCGGGGCGAACTGCTCGCCAGGTTCGGCCTGGAGGACCTGGCGCGGCGGCAGGTCGGCGGCCTGTCGGGCGGGCAGCGGCGGCGGCTGGCCGTGGCGCTCGCCTTCGCCGGCCGCCCGCGCCTGGTCTTCCTCGACGAGCCCACGACCGGCCTCGACGTCGAGGCCAGGCGGACGCTGTGGGACGGCATCAGGTCCTTCCACCAGGAGGGCGGCACGGTCCTGGTGACCAGCCACTACCTGGAGGAGATCGAGGCCCTGGCCGAGCGGGTCGTGGTCGTCGGCCATGGACGGGTGCTGGCCGACGACACGGTGGCGGCCGTGCGCGACGTCGTGGGCGTCCGCAAGGTGTCGCTCACCGCCGCGGACCTGCCCGAGCTGCCCGGCGTCCTCGGTTCCGAGCACCGGGACGGCCGGGTCGAGCTGCTCACCACCGACCCCGACCGGCTGGTGGTCGAGCTGGTGCGCAGCGGGGCTCCGTTCTCGGGGCTGGAGATCCGGCCCACCACCCTGGAGGAGGCCTTCCTGGCCCTCACCGCCACGTCCGGTCAGAAGGAGAGCGCCCATGTCTAG
- a CDS encoding amino acid ABC transporter ATP-binding/permease protein: MAGITAALRRLREVRAAAPAVAEPAAPAPRPESPLTVEVEDLVVRHSPAPRGRETRPALDGVSLRLTPGRRVAIVGPSGAGKSTLLSALMRLVEPESGRIRVNDADVRDLAGDDVRALMTGLTQDPYIFRTTLRDNLRLAGPDADDERLRRAVDDARLGDWVERTGWDAELGEDGRTVSGGQLQRLALARALLYDPPVLLLDEPAEALDEETADRLMADLLDVTRDRTTLLVTHRLKGLESVDEVVVLEEGRVTQRGRHDELVAVPGYYRDLWKSEVLTRR; this comes from the coding sequence ATGGCGGGCATCACGGCGGCGCTGCGCCGGCTGCGCGAGGTCCGCGCCGCGGCCCCGGCCGTCGCCGAGCCGGCCGCCCCCGCGCCGCGGCCGGAGTCCCCGCTGACCGTCGAGGTCGAGGACCTGGTCGTCCGCCACTCCCCCGCCCCCCGCGGGCGGGAGACCCGGCCCGCGCTGGACGGCGTCTCGCTGCGGCTCACGCCCGGCAGGCGGGTCGCGATCGTCGGGCCGAGCGGCGCGGGCAAGAGCACCCTGCTGTCGGCGCTGATGCGGCTGGTGGAGCCGGAGTCCGGGCGCATCAGGGTCAACGACGCGGACGTCCGCGACCTGGCCGGCGACGACGTGCGCGCGCTCATGACCGGCCTCACCCAGGACCCGTACATCTTCCGCACGACGCTGCGCGACAACCTCCGCCTGGCCGGTCCCGACGCCGACGACGAGCGGCTGCGCCGCGCCGTGGACGACGCCCGCCTCGGCGACTGGGTGGAGCGCACCGGCTGGGACGCCGAGCTGGGCGAGGACGGCAGGACCGTCTCGGGCGGCCAGCTCCAGCGCCTGGCGCTGGCGCGGGCCCTGCTGTACGACCCTCCGGTGCTGCTGCTGGACGAGCCCGCCGAGGCCCTGGACGAGGAGACCGCGGACCGGCTGATGGCCGACCTGCTCGACGTCACCAGGGACCGCACGACGTTGCTGGTCACCCACCGCCTCAAGGGCCTGGAGTCGGTGGACGAGGTCGTGGTGCTGGAGGAGGGCCGGGTCACCCAGCGCGGCCGGCACGACGAGCTGGTGGCCGTACCCGGCTACTACCGCGACCTGTGGAAGTCCGAGGTCCTCACCCGGCGTTGA
- a CDS encoding acyl-CoA synthetase — protein sequence MHPGAIAAVTPDKPAVVMAGSGRIVTYRELDEESNRLAHLFRAAGLRPGDHIAFMLTNHPLFLSVAWAAHRSGLYYTPISSRLQTDELAYIVDNCGARVFISSADLADVAASITDATPKVELRLMIDGVAEGFGSYEEAVAGQPVTPVEDECTGADMLYSSGTTGRPKGVKVPAPHGPLEEPGTLLQLISALFAPSADSVYLSPAPLYHAAPLRYCMTFQRLGATVVVMERFDPEQYLALVERHKVTHSQLVPTMFIKMLKLPEETRARYDLSSLRYAIHAAAPCPVPVKEQMMEWWGPIIHEYYAGTEGNGFLYVGPEDWLKHKGTVGRSLLGVVHICDEEGEDVPAGTHGTIFFENGGRFEYHGDPAKTRSAQDPKGRGWTTLGDIGYLDEDGFLYLTDRRSYMIISGGVNIYPQEAENVLSVHPKVADVAVFGVPDEEMGEQVKAVVEPVSMDEAGPGLEAELIAYCRERLAHYKCPKSIDFRSELPRHPTGKLYKRLLRDEYWPARS from the coding sequence ATGCATCCGGGAGCCATCGCAGCAGTCACCCCCGACAAGCCCGCTGTGGTCATGGCGGGCTCCGGACGGATCGTCACCTATCGCGAGCTGGACGAGGAGTCGAACCGGCTGGCGCACCTGTTCCGCGCCGCCGGGCTACGGCCGGGCGACCACATCGCGTTCATGCTCACCAACCATCCGCTCTTCCTGTCCGTCGCCTGGGCGGCGCACCGGTCGGGCCTGTACTACACGCCCATCAGCTCCCGGCTGCAGACCGACGAGCTGGCGTACATCGTGGACAACTGCGGCGCGCGGGTCTTCATCTCCAGCGCCGACCTGGCCGACGTGGCCGCCTCCATCACCGACGCCACGCCCAAGGTCGAGCTGCGCCTGATGATCGACGGCGTCGCCGAGGGCTTCGGCTCGTACGAGGAGGCCGTCGCCGGGCAGCCGGTGACGCCGGTCGAGGACGAGTGCACCGGCGCCGACATGCTCTACTCCTCGGGCACCACCGGCCGCCCCAAGGGCGTCAAGGTGCCCGCGCCGCACGGCCCCCTGGAGGAGCCCGGGACGCTGCTCCAGCTCATCTCGGCGCTGTTCGCGCCCTCCGCCGACAGCGTCTACCTCTCGCCCGCGCCCCTCTACCACGCCGCCCCGCTGCGCTACTGCATGACGTTCCAGCGCCTCGGCGCCACGGTCGTGGTCATGGAACGCTTCGACCCCGAGCAGTACCTCGCGCTGGTGGAGCGCCACAAGGTCACGCACTCGCAGCTCGTGCCGACCATGTTCATCAAGATGCTGAAGCTGCCCGAGGAGACCCGGGCCCGCTACGACCTGTCCTCGCTCAGGTACGCCATCCACGCCGCCGCGCCCTGCCCCGTGCCCGTCAAGGAGCAGATGATGGAGTGGTGGGGGCCGATCATCCACGAGTACTACGCGGGCACCGAGGGCAACGGCTTCCTCTACGTCGGCCCCGAGGACTGGCTCAAGCACAAGGGCACCGTCGGCCGCTCCCTGCTCGGCGTCGTGCACATCTGCGACGAGGAGGGCGAGGACGTGCCCGCGGGCACGCACGGCACCATCTTCTTCGAGAACGGCGGCCGTTTCGAGTATCACGGCGACCCGGCCAAGACCCGCTCCGCGCAGGACCCGAAGGGACGCGGCTGGACGACTCTCGGCGACATCGGCTACCTCGACGAGGACGGCTTCCTCTACCTCACCGACCGCCGCTCGTACATGATCATCTCCGGCGGCGTGAACATCTACCCGCAGGAGGCCGAGAACGTGCTGTCGGTGCACCCCAAGGTCGCCGACGTGGCCGTCTTCGGCGTCCCCGACGAGGAGATGGGCGAGCAGGTCAAGGCCGTGGTCGAGCCGGTCTCCATGGACGAGGCGGGGCCTGGGCTGGAGGCGGAGCTGATCGCGTACTGCCGCGAGCGCCTGGCCCACTACAAGTGCCCGAAGTCGATCGACTTCCGCAGTGAGCTGCCCCGCCACCCGACGGGCAAGCTCTACAAGCGCCTGCTGCGCGACGAGTACTGGCCCGCCCGCTCCTGA
- the cydD gene encoding thiol reductant ABC exporter subunit CydD: MHKDLLRLMRAERAVRLHLAVTLVAAVLAGLLVLVQAELLAGVLSGRFTAAALGALAAVVGVRALLAWTQGVFAGRTATGVKSALRRRLLSRLRELGPGGLAAHRSGELVTLTGRGLDGLDAYLTGYLPSIAVAAVVPVAVLVRLFAADLASAVIVLATLPLIPIFGALVGMTTKAVTERQYLALSRLGGHFLDVVRGLPTLRAFGRARYQAGVIRQVAEAHRSATMRTLRVAFLSSLVLELCASLSLALVAVPIGLRLLGGSLDLTTGLLVLLLAPEAYLPLRAMGTRFHASMEGVAAADAAFAVLDTAGDTRREGSGQAAPPSAGPPEIRLENVTVRYPGREAAALEDVTLTIRPGERVALVGESGGGKSTLLHLLLGFVEPAAGRVLVDGADLRELDPAGWRARLAFVAQRPHLFATSVADNIRLGAPGASDDDVRRAAEAASADFVAALPQGFATVVGERGANLSAGQRQRVALARAFCRPEASVLLLDEPTARLDGRSEAAVVAGTAELAQGRTAVVVAHRPAMIDLADRIVRLHAGRVVADSGAPAEPGGPGGPGEPGEPGAGRQGERVAAVQGESGVEA, from the coding sequence GTGCACAAGGATCTTCTGCGGCTCATGCGGGCCGAGCGGGCGGTGCGGCTCCACCTGGCCGTCACGCTGGTGGCGGCCGTGCTCGCCGGGCTGCTCGTGCTGGTGCAGGCCGAGCTGCTGGCCGGCGTGCTGTCCGGCCGCTTCACCGCCGCCGCGCTCGGCGCGCTGGCCGCCGTCGTCGGGGTGCGGGCGCTGCTCGCCTGGACCCAGGGCGTCTTCGCCGGGCGCACCGCGACCGGCGTGAAGTCGGCGCTGCGCCGCCGGCTGCTGTCCCGGCTGCGCGAGCTGGGGCCGGGAGGGCTGGCCGCGCACCGCTCGGGCGAGCTGGTCACGCTGACCGGGCGCGGCCTCGACGGCCTGGACGCCTACCTCACCGGCTACCTGCCGTCGATCGCGGTGGCCGCGGTGGTGCCGGTCGCCGTGCTGGTCCGGCTGTTCGCCGCCGACCTCGCCAGCGCGGTCATCGTGCTCGCCACGCTGCCGCTCATCCCGATCTTCGGGGCGCTCGTCGGCATGACGACCAAGGCGGTCACCGAGCGGCAGTACCTCGCGCTGTCGCGGCTCGGCGGGCACTTCCTCGACGTCGTACGCGGCCTGCCCACGCTGCGCGCCTTCGGCCGGGCCCGCTACCAGGCCGGCGTCATCCGGCAGGTGGCCGAGGCCCACCGGAGCGCCACGATGCGGACGCTGCGGGTGGCGTTCCTGTCGTCGCTGGTGCTGGAGCTGTGCGCGTCGCTGTCGCTGGCGCTGGTGGCGGTGCCGATCGGGCTGCGGCTGCTCGGCGGCTCCCTGGACCTCACGACGGGGCTGCTGGTGCTGCTGCTGGCGCCGGAGGCGTACCTGCCGTTGCGGGCCATGGGGACGCGCTTCCACGCCTCCATGGAGGGGGTGGCGGCGGCCGACGCGGCCTTCGCCGTCCTGGACACGGCAGGGGACACGCGGCGCGAGGGCTCCGGCCAGGCCGCGCCGCCGTCGGCGGGCCCGCCGGAGATCCGGCTGGAGAACGTCACCGTACGCTATCCAGGGCGCGAGGCCGCCGCCCTGGAGGACGTCACGCTCACCATCAGGCCCGGGGAGCGGGTGGCGCTGGTGGGCGAGAGCGGCGGCGGCAAGAGCACGCTGCTGCACCTGCTGCTCGGGTTCGTGGAGCCGGCCGCGGGCCGGGTGCTCGTGGACGGCGCCGACCTGCGGGAGCTGGACCCGGCGGGGTGGCGGGCGCGGCTGGCGTTCGTGGCGCAGCGGCCGCACCTGTTCGCGACGTCGGTCGCGGACAACATCCGCCTCGGCGCGCCTGGGGCCTCCGACGACGACGTGCGCCGGGCCGCCGAGGCCGCGAGCGCCGACTTCGTGGCCGCGCTCCCTCAGGGCTTCGCGACCGTGGTCGGCGAGCGGGGCGCGAACCTGTCGGCCGGGCAGCGCCAGCGGGTCGCGCTGGCCCGCGCCTTCTGCCGGCCGGAGGCGTCCGTGCTGCTCCTGGACGAGCCCACGGCCCGCCTGGACGGGCGGAGCGAGGCGGCGGTGGTGGCGGGCACGGCCGAGCTGGCCCAGGGCCGCACGGCCGTCGTCGTCGCCCACCGGCCGGCGATGATCGACCTGGCCGACCGCATCGTCCGCCTGCACGCCGGCCGCGTCGTCGCCGACAGCGGCGCACCCGCAGAACCCGGCGGGCCCGGCGGACCCGGCGAGCCGGGCGAGCCGGGTGCCGGGCGGCAGGGTGAGCGGGTGGCGGCCGTTCAGGGCGAGAGCGGGGTCGAGGCATGA
- a CDS encoding PadR family transcriptional regulator yields the protein MNPDALRGHLDALLLAVLEREPLHGYAIIEALQERSGGALSVPTGTVYPALRRLERIGHLSSEWATVGGRKRRTYRLTASGRKRLEGERSAWREFASVIGGVLRPEAPASG from the coding sequence ATGAATCCGGACGCGCTGCGCGGGCACCTGGACGCGCTGCTGCTCGCCGTGCTGGAGCGCGAGCCGCTGCACGGCTACGCCATCATCGAGGCGTTGCAGGAGCGCAGCGGGGGTGCGCTGAGCGTGCCGACGGGCACGGTCTACCCCGCGCTGCGCCGGCTGGAGCGCATCGGCCACCTGTCCAGCGAGTGGGCCACCGTGGGCGGGCGCAAGCGGCGCACCTACCGGCTGACGGCCTCGGGCAGGAAACGGCTCGAAGGGGAGCGCTCGGCCTGGCGCGAGTTCGCCAGCGTCATCGGCGGCGTGCTGCGCCCCGAGGCCCCGGCGTCAGGCTGA
- a CDS encoding cytochrome d ubiquinol oxidase subunit II: protein MDVIWFAFFAVLLAGYFALEGFDLGVGVLLPVLGRTREGRDRMVAAMAPYVLANEVWLVAVAGTLFGVYPALEGEVLFALYPVVVAMLLSWVLRDAGLWFRRRADGRGWRGFWDAMIAFGSLGLSFGWGMALYAAATGFSASPVHPLGLMLGVVVTLLFAWHGWTFLAWRAPGDFGAARPGRALVLSGAVAALPAAGVLAGAMPYLIEHSASPDTLNVLSLMVLPFAPIMLGAQVWVWRTFRPGKDAFRLPSFF, encoded by the coding sequence ATGGACGTGATCTGGTTCGCCTTCTTCGCGGTGCTGCTGGCCGGCTACTTCGCGCTGGAGGGCTTCGACCTCGGGGTCGGGGTGCTGCTGCCGGTGCTCGGGCGCACCCGGGAGGGGCGCGACCGCATGGTGGCGGCGATGGCGCCGTACGTGCTGGCCAACGAGGTGTGGCTGGTGGCCGTGGCGGGGACGCTGTTCGGGGTCTATCCGGCGCTGGAGGGCGAGGTGCTGTTCGCGCTCTACCCGGTCGTGGTGGCCATGCTGCTGAGCTGGGTGCTGCGCGACGCCGGGCTGTGGTTCCGGCGGCGCGCGGACGGGCGCGGGTGGCGCGGCTTCTGGGACGCGATGATCGCCTTCGGGTCGCTCGGGCTGTCCTTCGGATGGGGCATGGCGCTGTACGCGGCGGCCACCGGGTTCTCCGCCTCGCCGGTGCACCCGCTGGGGCTGATGCTGGGCGTGGTGGTGACGCTGCTGTTCGCCTGGCACGGGTGGACGTTCCTGGCCTGGCGGGCGCCGGGCGACTTCGGCGCGGCCCGGCCGGGGCGGGCGCTGGTCCTGTCGGGGGCCGTGGCGGCGCTGCCGGCGGCGGGGGTGCTGGCCGGGGCGATGCCGTACCTGATCGAGCACAGCGCGTCGCCCGATACCTTGAATGTGCTCAGTCTCATGGTCCTGCCGTTCGCACCCATCATGCTGGGCGCGCAAGTATGGGTATGGCGCACTTTCCGCCCAGGAAAGGACGCCTTCCGGCTCCCGTCGTTCTTCTGA
- a CDS encoding ABC transporter permease has product MSSLVVAHTRYLLLEQIRVPIGLLASSLFPAVSMVAFVVPFAGQDPVAATTATGSLMFFGAMSAALIGLAISVSQDRELPWNPYLRTLPAGPFPRFAGRMLSTLAVMMVSVVPVVLVAALFTEATITPGRLLLGLGALVAGSVPFMLMGLLVGLLLSSKAAMAVAQVLFFPMAIVGGLLLPPQILPGFVQAVSPYVPTRGAAELIWWAVAGTPPGVVPLVMLGVWTVATAAAAAWAYRRDEGRRFS; this is encoded by the coding sequence ATGTCTAGCCTGGTCGTCGCACACACCCGCTATCTTCTGCTGGAGCAGATCAGGGTCCCGATCGGGCTGCTGGCCAGCTCGTTGTTCCCGGCCGTGTCGATGGTGGCGTTCGTGGTGCCGTTCGCCGGCCAGGACCCGGTGGCCGCGACCACCGCGACCGGCTCCCTGATGTTCTTCGGCGCGATGTCGGCGGCGCTGATCGGGCTCGCCATCTCGGTGTCGCAGGACCGCGAGCTGCCGTGGAACCCCTACCTGCGCACCCTGCCCGCCGGGCCGTTCCCGCGCTTCGCCGGGCGGATGCTCTCGACGCTCGCCGTGATGATGGTGTCGGTGGTCCCCGTGGTCCTGGTGGCCGCGCTGTTCACCGAGGCGACGATCACGCCGGGGCGGCTGCTGCTCGGGCTGGGCGCGCTGGTCGCGGGGAGCGTGCCGTTCATGCTGATGGGGCTGCTCGTCGGGCTGCTGCTGTCGTCGAAGGCCGCGATGGCGGTGGCGCAGGTGCTGTTCTTCCCGATGGCGATCGTGGGCGGGCTGCTGCTGCCGCCGCAGATCCTGCCGGGCTTCGTCCAGGCCGTCTCGCCGTACGTGCCGACGAGGGGCGCGGCCGAGCTGATCTGGTGGGCGGTCGCCGGGACCCCTCCTGGCGTCGTGCCGCTGGTGATGCTGGGGGTCTGGACGGTCGCGACGGCGGCGGCGGCCGCCTGGGCGTACCGGCGGGACGAGGGGCGGCGCTTCTCCTGA
- a CDS encoding winged helix-turn-helix domain-containing protein, whose amino-acid sequence MTADKAPPELDPVIHAQARLRVVAALNVLGDGDEMTFGSLKDLLGMTAGNLSVHLTKLEEAEYVRITKTHKGRTPVTYVALTRRGRLAFEDYTRAIRALLDPAGGTP is encoded by the coding sequence ATGACGGCGGACAAGGCGCCGCCCGAGCTGGACCCGGTGATCCACGCGCAGGCGAGGCTGCGGGTGGTCGCCGCGCTCAACGTCCTCGGCGACGGCGACGAGATGACCTTCGGCTCGCTCAAGGACCTGCTCGGCATGACGGCCGGCAACCTCTCGGTCCACCTGACGAAGCTGGAGGAGGCGGAGTACGTCCGCATCACCAAGACCCACAAGGGCCGCACCCCGGTCACGTACGTCGCGCTGACCAGGCGCGGGCGGCTGGCCTTCGAGGACTACACCAGGGCGATCCGCGCCCTGCTCGACCCCGCTGGAGGAACTCCGTGA
- a CDS encoding cytochrome ubiquinol oxidase subunit I → MDVLDLARTQFAVTGGLHFLFVVLTLGMAPLVALMHTRWAMTGRPLHEAMTRFWGQIYVVNYALGIVTGLVMEFQFGLAWSGLSHYAGDVFGAPLAMETLLAFFLESTFLGLWIFGWGRLPRWLHLACIWLVTLTAYASAFFIMLANSFLQNPAGTVARDGRLELVDFGALVANKALVFSFPHVVAAGLFTGGMVLVGASAYMLRRRTEQAEFFTRSMRLGVVTAAIGITFTMGFGYAQFAGVQDGKWDNIGAALGLALMMEVGQLLGLVVLLVMLPLIRFLPRWRWAHPLLVAMTPLPFVLSIAGWVAREVGRQPWMIWGKLTVADAMTPGLTAGMVTASLTGFAGVLGLLAVVDYVLIARIVRRGPREPDLGAGVPRETRTPALSF, encoded by the coding sequence ATGGACGTACTCGACCTGGCACGCACCCAGTTCGCCGTGACCGGCGGGCTGCACTTCCTGTTCGTCGTGCTCACGCTGGGGATGGCGCCGCTGGTGGCGCTCATGCACACCCGCTGGGCCATGACGGGCCGGCCGCTCCACGAGGCGATGACCCGCTTCTGGGGGCAGATCTACGTCGTCAACTACGCGCTCGGCATCGTGACCGGACTGGTGATGGAGTTCCAGTTCGGCCTGGCGTGGAGCGGGCTGTCCCACTACGCCGGGGATGTCTTCGGCGCGCCGCTCGCCATGGAGACCCTGCTGGCCTTCTTCCTGGAGTCCACGTTCCTCGGGCTGTGGATCTTCGGGTGGGGGCGGCTGCCCCGGTGGCTGCACCTGGCGTGCATCTGGCTCGTGACGCTCACCGCGTACGCGAGCGCGTTCTTCATCATGCTGGCCAACTCGTTCCTGCAGAACCCGGCCGGGACGGTGGCCCGCGACGGCCGGCTGGAGCTGGTCGACTTCGGCGCGCTGGTCGCCAACAAGGCGCTGGTGTTCTCGTTCCCGCACGTCGTGGCGGCCGGGCTGTTCACCGGCGGCATGGTGCTGGTCGGGGCGAGCGCGTACATGCTGCGGCGGCGCACCGAGCAGGCCGAGTTCTTCACCCGCTCGATGCGCCTCGGCGTGGTGACGGCCGCGATCGGCATCACGTTCACGATGGGCTTCGGCTACGCGCAGTTCGCCGGGGTGCAGGACGGCAAGTGGGACAACATCGGAGCGGCGCTCGGGCTGGCCCTCATGATGGAGGTCGGGCAGCTCCTCGGGCTGGTCGTGCTGCTCGTCATGCTGCCGCTGATCCGCTTCCTGCCGCGGTGGCGGTGGGCGCATCCGCTGCTCGTGGCGATGACGCCGCTGCCGTTCGTGCTGTCCATCGCCGGCTGGGTGGCCAGGGAGGTCGGGCGGCAGCCGTGGATGATCTGGGGCAAGCTGACCGTGGCCGACGCCATGACGCCCGGCCTCACGGCGGGCATGGTCACCGCCTCGCTCACCGGCTTCGCGGGCGTGCTGGGGCTGCTCGCGGTCGTCGACTACGTGCTCATCGCGCGGATCGTCCGGCGCGGGCCGCGTGAACCCGACCTAGGCGCGGGCGTGCCCCGCGAGACGCGCACCCCCGCGCTGAGCTTCTAG
- a CDS encoding S1C family serine protease: MDANEPREQGTGWSQFGATPPAAGGFPRRDTIIMEQPPPPPPAPPKKPFYGGKAVAGLALAAAAVGGGIVGGVVANAFQPDPVSVTTTSNTGAPSPVFRTASSDLTVAEVAAKVQPSVVMIQGQSGEGSGVVLSEDGLILTNNHVVVGAAQGGGQMTVKFSDGRTAKASVVGTDPATDLAVIRAEGASGLTKATLGDSDQLKVGDDVLAIGSPLGLDGSVTRGIVSALDRTLTVGGEQRQQLPPGWGQEQQGQTGEPTTIGGAIQTDASINPGNSGGALVNAAGELIGINTAIASEAAGGGVGFAIPVNTAKQVADQLISSGKVTHAFLGVSVTDATGDVPGALVREITAGSPAEKAGLRQGDLITKINDKAVDGGDTVVGQVRGFKPGQAVKITYMRDGQAHDATVTLVEKK, translated from the coding sequence ATGGACGCGAACGAGCCTCGCGAGCAGGGCACCGGCTGGAGCCAGTTCGGCGCCACCCCGCCGGCCGCCGGGGGCTTTCCCCGGCGGGACACGATCATCATGGAGCAGCCGCCCCCGCCGCCTCCCGCGCCCCCGAAGAAGCCCTTCTACGGCGGCAAGGCCGTCGCCGGGCTCGCGCTGGCGGCAGCGGCCGTCGGCGGCGGGATCGTCGGCGGTGTCGTCGCCAACGCGTTCCAGCCCGACCCCGTCTCCGTCACCACCACCTCCAACACCGGCGCGCCGAGCCCGGTCTTCAGGACCGCCTCCAGCGACCTGACGGTCGCCGAGGTGGCGGCCAAGGTGCAGCCCAGCGTGGTGATGATCCAGGGTCAGAGCGGCGAGGGCTCCGGCGTGGTGCTGTCGGAGGACGGCCTCATCCTGACCAACAACCACGTCGTCGTCGGGGCCGCCCAGGGCGGCGGGCAGATGACGGTCAAGTTCAGCGACGGCAGGACGGCCAAGGCCAGTGTGGTCGGCACCGACCCCGCCACCGACCTCGCCGTCATCCGCGCCGAGGGGGCCTCCGGGCTGACCAAGGCCACGCTCGGCGACAGTGACCAGCTCAAGGTCGGCGACGACGTGCTCGCCATCGGCAGCCCGCTCGGCCTCGACGGCTCCGTCACCAGGGGCATCGTCAGCGCCCTCGACCGCACCCTGACGGTCGGCGGCGAGCAGCGTCAGCAGCTTCCGCCCGGCTGGGGCCAGGAGCAGCAGGGCCAGACCGGGGAGCCGACCACGATCGGCGGCGCCATCCAGACCGACGCCTCGATCAACCCGGGCAACTCCGGCGGCGCGCTGGTCAACGCGGCCGGCGAGCTGATCGGCATCAACACGGCCATCGCCTCGGAGGCGGCCGGCGGCGGCGTCGGCTTCGCCATCCCGGTCAACACCGCCAAGCAGGTCGCCGACCAGCTCATCAGCTCCGGCAAGGTCACCCACGCCTTCCTCGGCGTGAGTGTGACGGATGCCACAGGCGACGTTCCCGGCGCGCTGGTCAGGGAGATCACCGCCGGAAGCCCCGCGGAGAAGGCGGGTCTGCGGCAGGGCGACCTCATCACCAAAATCAACGACAAGGCGGTTGACGGTGGCGATACGGTTGTCGGACAGGTCAGAGGTTTCAAACCCGGTCAAGCGGTCAAGATCACATATATGAGGGACGGGCAGGCCCACGACGCCACCGTCACCCTCGTCGAGAAGAAATAA